A stretch of DNA from Bacillus sp. Marseille-Q1617:
AAAAAGCTCTTGAAGGATAAGAAAAGTGGAGCGATCCACGTCATGTTCTTCTATGGCTTTATTTTAGTACAATTCGGGGCGATCGACTTCATCATCAAAGGACTCGCACCGGGAAGCCACCTGCCGCTTGGACCGTTGTATCCAGGCTTCACGTTCTTCCAGGAACTCGTCACACTGATGATCCTCGTCGCTGTCGTGTGGGCGTTCCACCGACGTTACGTTGAAAAGCTCGTCCGTTTAAAAAGAGGCTTCAAATCAGGACTCGTTCTTTTATTCATCGGGGGCTTGATGCTTTCCGTCCTGGTCGGAAACGGGATGAGCCTGATCTGGCATGGCGAAGAGCTTGCCTGGACTGAGCCGGTCGCGTCACTGATTGCAGGAGCACTCGGTGCCATCGGTGAAACGGCATCCATCGTGATTTTCTACATCGCATGGTGGATCCACTTGATTTTCTTACTTGCTTTCTTGGTGTACGTGCCGCAGTCAAAGCACGCCCACTTGATCGCAGGACCAGCCAATGTGTTTTTTAACCGTTTAGACAACCCTGGAAAACTGAAGCCGATCGACTTTGAAGACGAAACGGCAGAAAGCTTCGGGGTAGGAAAAATAGAAGAATTCAACCAGCACCAGATGATCGATTTCTACGCCTGTGTGGAATGCGGACGCTGTACGAATATGTGTCCGGCAACCGGTACAGGGAAAATGCTTTCGCCGATGGATCTGATTGTGAAGCTGCGTGACCACCTGACGAATCATGGTGCAGCCGTTACGCAAAAGAAACCATGGGTGCCTACATTTGCTTTCAACGGGACGAAAGGAAACCAGCTTGCGATGGCAGGTGCGACACAGGCAGCTGAAGAAGCGGCTGCCGGTGCAGCATACAGCCCATCCCTGATTGGGGACGTCATCACGGAAGAGGAAATCTGGGCGTGTACAACATGCCGTAACTGTGAAGACCAATGTCCGGTCATGAATGAGCACGTCGATAAAATCATCGACCTTCGCCGTTATCTGGTACTGACAGAAGGAAAAATGGATGCCGATGCCCAGCGCGCAATGCAAAACATCGAGCGCCAGGGAAATCCATGGGGCCTTAACCGAAAAGAACGTGAAAACTGGCGTGAAGCGAGAGAAGACGTTCACATCCCGACGGTGAAAGAAATGAAAAAAGCCGGGGAAGACTTCGAATACTTATTCTGGGTCGGATCCATGGGTTCATTTGATAACCGAAGCCAAAAAATCGCGCTTTCGTTTGCGAAGCTTCTGAATGAAGCAGGCGTGAAGTTCGCGATCCTTGGGAACAAGGAGAAAAACTCCGGTGACACACCTCGCCGCCTGGGTAACGAGTTCTTATTCCAGGAGCTTGCGACGAACAACATCGCCGAGTTCGAAAAGCATGAAATAAAGAAAATCATCACGATCGACCCGCATGCGTATAACATTTTCAAAAATGAATATCCTGACTTCGGCTTGGAAGCAGAGGTCTATCACCATACAGAGCTTCTGTATGACCTGGTGAAGGAAGGCCGATTGAAGCCTCAGTATGAAGTCAACGAAACGATCACGTTCCATGATTCCTGCTACCTGGGCCGTTACAACGAAGTATACGATCCGCCGCGTGAAATCCTTAAAGCGATTTCCGGCGTGAAACTCGTTGAAATGGAACGTAACCGCGAAAAGGGAATGTGCTGTGGAGCCGGCGGGGGACTCATGTGGATGGAAGAAGACACAGGCCACCGCGTCAACGTCTCACGTACAGAACAGGCACTTGCTGTCAGCCCGTCCGTCATCAGCTCAGGCTGTCCTTACTGCCTGACGATGCTATCAGATGGAACGAAAGCCAAGGAAGTCGAAGAAAACGTCTCAACACTCGACGTTGCCGAGCTTCTTGAAAAAGCAGTCTGCGGTGACCGGAAGGATGAGGTAGTGGCTTAAGCCCTGCATCTACTCAACGTTATCTGTAAAAGGAGTGAAACAACATAATACTCATTATGGCGTTTCACTCCTATTTATTTTTCTAGAATAGTAATTTAAATGAAAAATAAAAACTTTCTAAAAAATCATTACGTTTTACACAATTTTGAAGTACAATGGAAGTAGTGAAGGGACGGAATCTGTCCCTTCCTCTTTTGGGATTTGGTCGAGCGAGCGTTCAGTCGCAATAGCAGAAGCGGCTCTTACATGCAGATCAGCCACAATAAAATACAGCAACCGGGACACTTTCCCGGAGCACTGAAGAACAACCTGATACTTACTGGATTTTTTGAAAGCGTATACAAAAATATGATTCTCAAACTGAACAATAAGGAGAGGGATTTACATGGGAAAAACGGTTATTTTAGATGGGGCCAGAACTCCTTTCGGTAAGTTTGGAGGCGGATTGAGCAGTTTTACAGCTTCCGAGCTTGGCGGATTTGCCGTGAAGGAAGCATTGAATAGAGCGGGGGTCAGCGGTGAAGACATCGATGAAGTGATCCTCGGTTCCGTCCTGCAGGGAGGACAGGGACAGATCCCTTCCCGCCAGGCATCGCGTCACGCAGGCCTGCCTTGGAATGTGAAGACGGAAACGATCAATAAAGTGTGTGCATCCGGGATGAGAAGTGTGACGATGGCCGATCAGATCATCCGCGCCGGGGACGGGGAAGTAATCGTTGCCGGAGGAATGGAATCGATGTCGAATGCGCCATATATTCTGCCTAAAGCACGCTGGGGATTCAAAATGGGTGACTCAAGTGTGAAGGATCTGATGGTTCACGACGGTCTGACATGCAGCTTCAACAACGTTCACATGGGGACGTACGGAAACGCTACAGCGAAGGAATTCGAACTAACAAGGGAAGACCAGGATCGCTGGGCATTAAGAAGCCATGAACTTGCGGTGAAGGCGACTGAGGATGGGAAGCTTGGCGAGGAAATCGTGCCGGTGGAAGTGCCGCAGCGCAAAGGTGATCCAGTGGTTGTCGATCGTGACGAAGCACCTCGTAAGGATACTTCCAGTGAAGTACTGGCTAAATTAGGTCCGGTATTCGGTTCAGACGGAACGATCACGGCAGGTAACGCACCGGGGGTCAATGACGGAGCGGCAGCGATGATCCTGATGAGTGAGGAACGTGCTGAAAAAGAAGGCAAAAAACCATTGGCGACGATCCTGGGTCATACGGCAATTGCAGTGGAAGCAAAGGACTTCCCGCAGACGCCTGGACTTGTCATCAACGAGCTATTAAAGAAAACAGGTAAATCACTAGAAGAAATCGACCTATTCGAAATAAACGAAGCATTCGCGGCAGTGGCATTGACAAGCGGCAAGATTGCCGGTCTCGATCCTGAAAAAATCAACGTAAACGGCGGCGCTGTTGCCCTCGGCCAC
This window harbors:
- a CDS encoding 4Fe-4S dicluster domain-containing protein, whose amino-acid sequence is MNILLILNWIAFIFVTVYAVSLFVYVVKTRIEYIKLGNKVEFDKRFKERFEKIMVNVFGQKKLLKDKKSGAIHVMFFYGFILVQFGAIDFIIKGLAPGSHLPLGPLYPGFTFFQELVTLMILVAVVWAFHRRYVEKLVRLKRGFKSGLVLLFIGGLMLSVLVGNGMSLIWHGEELAWTEPVASLIAGALGAIGETASIVIFYIAWWIHLIFLLAFLVYVPQSKHAHLIAGPANVFFNRLDNPGKLKPIDFEDETAESFGVGKIEEFNQHQMIDFYACVECGRCTNMCPATGTGKMLSPMDLIVKLRDHLTNHGAAVTQKKPWVPTFAFNGTKGNQLAMAGATQAAEEAAAGAAYSPSLIGDVITEEEIWACTTCRNCEDQCPVMNEHVDKIIDLRRYLVLTEGKMDADAQRAMQNIERQGNPWGLNRKERENWREAREDVHIPTVKEMKKAGEDFEYLFWVGSMGSFDNRSQKIALSFAKLLNEAGVKFAILGNKEKNSGDTPRRLGNEFLFQELATNNIAEFEKHEIKKIITIDPHAYNIFKNEYPDFGLEAEVYHHTELLYDLVKEGRLKPQYEVNETITFHDSCYLGRYNEVYDPPREILKAISGVKLVEMERNREKGMCCGAGGGLMWMEEDTGHRVNVSRTEQALAVSPSVISSGCPYCLTMLSDGTKAKEVEENVSTLDVAELLEKAVCGDRKDEVVA
- a CDS encoding acetyl-CoA C-acetyltransferase, with product MGKTVILDGARTPFGKFGGGLSSFTASELGGFAVKEALNRAGVSGEDIDEVILGSVLQGGQGQIPSRQASRHAGLPWNVKTETINKVCASGMRSVTMADQIIRAGDGEVIVAGGMESMSNAPYILPKARWGFKMGDSSVKDLMVHDGLTCSFNNVHMGTYGNATAKEFELTREDQDRWALRSHELAVKATEDGKLGEEIVPVEVPQRKGDPVVVDRDEAPRKDTSSEVLAKLGPVFGSDGTITAGNAPGVNDGAAAMILMSEERAEKEGKKPLATILGHTAIAVEAKDFPQTPGLVINELLKKTGKSLEEIDLFEINEAFAAVALTSGKIAGLDPEKINVNGGAVALGHPIGASGARIILTLAYELKRRGGGIGIASICSGGGQGDAVMIEVPKQ